The Spirosoma oryzicola region CTCACCCGGACGATCATCTGCCCGTTTTTGCGCTCCCAGCCCGATTTGATATCACCGTACGAACTCTTCAGCGACGATTTGGCGTACGTCAACCGGTCGGTCGGCTGAGGCTGAATCAGCACATGTTTGTAGCCCGGCTTGCCAATTTCGATGCCGCTCACGACCCGGTACATCCAATCGCCAATGGCCCCGTACGCATAGTGGTTGAACGAGTTCATGCCCGCATCCTGGAAGGTACTGTCGGGACGAATACCATCCCAGCGCTCCCAGATCGTTGTTGCCCCCATCTTGACGGGGTACAACCACGACGGGAAAGATTCTTGCAGCAGCAGATCATATCCTACATCCGTAAATCCGTTGTCGGAGAGCACCTGACACAGGTAAGGCGTGCCAAGGAAACCCGTCGACAGGTGATTTTTGCGGCTCTTAATGTCATCGACCAGGTGCTGGGCCGCCAGCGGACGAAGTTCGTCGGGGAGTAGATTGAACATCAGGGCCAGCACGTACGCCGTTTGTGAATCCGAAGCAATTCGTCCGGTCGGGGTGATGTATTCACGCTGGAACGTCGCCTTGATTTTGTTGAACAAGTCCGCGTACTGTCGGGCGTCGTCCGTTTTGCCCAGTACGGTAGCGGCTTGTCGTAAAAGGTCCGTCGAGTACGCGTAGAACGCCGTCGCAATCATGTCGTTGTTGGTGTAGCCATCAGGTTCGGCGTGGCTGTACATGTGCGGCTTGTAGAACAGCCAGTCGCCGAAAACGCTGCCGCCTTTCCAGATGTAGCGATCTCCGGCTTTCTTGTGAATGTACTCGACGTACGCTTTCATACTTGGGTACTGCGTTTCGAGAATGCGCTGGTCGCCATACAGTTGATAGATGGTCCAGGGGGCAATCGTGGCGACATCGCCCCAGCCCGCCGACGTCGCTGCGTCTTTGCCAAGGGGATTCAGAATATCGGGAACGACGAACGGTACGGCTCCGTCCGCCCGTTGGTCGGCGGCAACGTCGGCCAGCCAGCGCGTGAAGAGAGCTGCCACATCGCGGTTAAAGCCAGCGGTCCGGCAGAAGGCCTGCGCGTCGCCGGTCCAGCCGAGCCGTTCGTCGCGTTGCGGACAGTCGGTCGGTACGTCTACGAAGTTTCCTTTTTGCCCCCACTGGATGTTGTGCTGCAACTGGTTGACGAGCGGATTTGAACAGTCGAACTGACCCGTCTGCGGCATGTCGGTATGAATCACAACACCCGCCAGATTGTCCGGTTTAAGATCGCCGGGGAAACCGTCAACGGCGACGTACCGAAAGCCCATAAACGTAAACCGAGGCTCATAAACTTCTGTGCCGTTGCCTTTCAGCGTGTAATGCAGTTCCTGTTTCGCTCTGCGCAGGTTGGTCGTGTAAAATTCGCCTTGTTTGTCCAGTACTTCGGCATGACGAATCTTGATGGTCGTACCCGCCGGGCCGCTTACGTTTAGTCGAACCCAACCCGTCATGTTCTGACCGAAATCGGCGACGAGTGTTCCCGATGGCGTTTTGAAAATACGGATCGGCTTGATCGTCTCTTGCCGACGTACCGGCTGACTGACGGTTGAAACAAGCGTATGGGTCGGATAGTTGGCTACCTGAACCGCCGACCAGTTGGTACCCGTAAAGTTGGGCGTATCCCAACCGGCCCGCTCCATCCGGGCGTCGTAAATCTCGCCGTTGTACAGTTCCGACTTGCGAATGGGGCCATCCGTGCTGGCTTGCCAGCTACCGTCCGTACCAATCACGTCGGTTGTTCCATCGGTGTATTGGATCACCAGTTGGGCCAGTAACGCGGTGTTGTTCCCGTAAAACGCCGAATTGTCTTCATAGCCGAGAGCGCCTTTGTACCAGCCTTCGCCCAGCATCGCGCCGATGACATTCGCCCCCGATTTCAGTTGGTCGGTTATGTCGTACACTTGGTACTGAAGCCGTTTCGGGTAAACCGTCCAGCCCGGTGTGAGCAGATCTTCGCCGACGCGCTGGCCGTTCAGGTGCAATTCGTATAAACCATGCGCCGTAGCGTACGCCCGTGCCGACGCCACTTTTTTGTTGATCGAAAAGGGTTTCCGCAACATCGCTACCGGACCCGCTGCTTTAGGATTGGCACTGACCGGCAGTTCAACCCACTTCGCCTTTTGCCAGTCAGCGGGTTGCAGCAGGCCCATTTCCCAGTACGCCGGACTGCTCCACGACCCTTCTTTACCGGAGCCATCCCAAACCTTGACCCGCCAGTAGACCCGCTGGCCCGATGTGAGCGCTGGCCCCGAATATGGGCGGAGCACCGATTCATCGGAGGCTACTTTTTGGGAATTCCAGACCTGACTTTTACCCGCAAACGTTGGCGTGGTGGCTGCCTGAATCTGGTAAGCGGTCTGGTGGAGGTTACGGCCTTTGCCGGACAATTTCCAGCTCAGTCGGGGCTTGGTTTCGGCAATACCCAGCGGGTTGGTACGGTGTTCGCAGGTCAGCTCGCCGGGCGTGAGCTGGGCCAATGCCGTCCGGGTCAGCAGCAGACTCGTCAGCAGAAATAAGGAGGGTTTCATGAAAATGGGTTTAGAAAGGCTCTTAAAACAAGCATTCACGCCTGAAACGAGTAGGTACGTAAAGAACAGATCAAAATAAAAGCAATTCCAAATCGCCACTGTTCTGTGGTGTCATGGTCAAGCCGCATCTGTATGGTCATACACTTATTTACCGGTGGTTAGCTGCTTGATGACTGCCGTTTCCTTCGGGTTGAAAACAGAACCGTCGGGGCGGAACACGTCGTGAAACCAGACTTTTGGTTCTTCACCATTGGGCATGGGGGCATCCCAGGCGTAGATCGTGTTTGTTTTGCCTTTGACCAAGCCCCAGTTGATGGCTCCCACTTTATACTTTTTGAAGACGGGCAGGCAGGTTTCAAAGGTGCTGTTGCGCGTACGGGCCATGTATTCGGTGCAGATAAGCGGGCGGCCTTGCTTCTGCAAGTCAAGAATTTGCGCTTCCAGCTTGGGCGCTTCGGCGTAGTTGTGAAAGCTGATGATGTCCGACTGGGCGTACATAAGGTCGTTTGATAGGGGATGGTCGTGCCAGCTACCGACCGTAATGGGCTGCGACGGACGAACGGCCTGCGCCCAGACAAACGTTTTGGTCAACAAGGGCAACACGGCATCGTTGTAGCCGCTGTTGGTTGGTTCATTGAACAAATCCCAGGCGACAACCCGCTTGTCATTGGCGAAAGCCGAAAGGACGCCCTTGGTATACTGTTCTAATCCTTCCCACGTCCGTGAATCGAACAGCCGTTTGGTACCGGGACCACGCACCCAACCCGAATTGTGCTTGCCGACAACCGGATCGGGCTGTTTGCCGAGTTTAGGCTCGTCGTTCCAGCAGGAGTCGAACAGCACAAACATGATTTTGATGTGGTGCTTATCGGCAATCTGCAAAAATTGATCGATGCGCTTTTTGTATCCATCGGCGTCCTGCTCCCAGACCAGATTGTGCAGAAATACCCGCATAACATTCATGCCGATGCTTTCGGCGTAGCCCAGTTCACGGTCGATGGTAGCCGGATCGAACGATTCAGCCTGCCACATTTCCAATTGATTGATGGCGGTGCTCGGAATAAAATTAGCGCCAACCAGGAATGGCTGCGTCTTGTACCAATCGTTAGCCTGCTGGGCTGTCCAGCGTTGAGCAATAGCTGAAAACCAGCTCATGTGGCCGATCAGCAGCAGAAAAAGAAACCGGGAAAACCGCAATGACGGACGTTGCATAAATAGTGGAGAGGTTTATAGCTACAAAGACGATTTCTCGCTAATCTATTCGACTGCACGAAGTTTTTGTGATTGAGGTTAACTTGCAGCATGAAACTGTACCTCGTACCGACGCCCATCGGTAACCTCGACGATATTACGCTTCGGGCCATCAAAGTCCTGCAACAGGCCGACGCCATTCTGGCCGAAGATACCCGTACCTCGGGTGTACTACTGCGTCACCTGAACATTAGCAAGCCCCTGCATAGTTACCACATTTTCAACGAACACCAGACCGTACAGCGACTGGTGAATCAGTTGAAGGAAGGAAAAACCCTGGCGCTGGTATCTGATGCCGGAACGCCGGGTATCTCGGACCCTGGATTTTTGCTGGTACGGGAGTGCATCAAAAATGACATTCCGGTCGAATGCCTGCCGGGGCCAACGGCTTTCGTTCCGGCGCTGGTCAATTCGGGTCTGCCCAACGACCGCTTTACGTTCGAAGGGTTTTTGCCCCACAAAAAAGGACGGCAAACGCGGTTGACTGAGCTGGCGGAGGAAGAGCGGACGATGGTGTTTTACGAGTCGCCCCACCGCTTGTTGAAAACCTTACAGCAGTTTGCGGACGTGTTTGGCGCGGACCGTCCGGCCAGCGTATCGCGTGAGCTGACGAAGGTATTTGAAGAAAATCAGCGCGGGCCTTTGTCCGAACTAATTGCGTATTTTGCCCAAAAAACCATAAAAGGTGAGATTGTTATCTGCGTACAGGGAAGAGAGCCTAAAAAATCGGGCCGGCGTTCGGATCAGCGGGAAGGAAGAGAAATCGACAATGACGACGAAGATGAATAAGCTAGTCGAGAAAAGTAGGGGGAGGGTACCGCGTGTAGCGTGGCTTTGCGGCTTGCTGACGGGTCTTTTATTGCTGACCCATCAGGCTTCGGTCGCGCAGGTACCTACGTTGTCGCCCGCTTCGCGCGTGAGCCTGGTTACCTACGGACCGGGGGATGACGACATTTCATCGGCCTTCGGGCATACCGAGATCCGAATCGTTGACCCGGCGCTTGGTCTTGACCGGAATTACAGCTACGGTGGCTTCGACTATCGGACGGACTCATTCATCATCAAGTTTCTGCGGGGTACCTTGCCGTACCTGCTGGATGTTCATAATCTGTACCAGGTGATGTTCTATTACCAGCAGACCAACCGGAGCATTCGCGAACAGCAGCTTAATCTGTCGACCACGCAGCAGCAACGGTTGCTGGCCGCGCTGGAGAAAAATTATCTACCCGAAAATCGGCAATACCAGTACCAGTTTTATTACGACAACTGCGCCACCCGGCCCCGCGATATGATTGCCGAAGCCTGTGGCGATAGCCTGACAATCCCATCGCGGTCGCGCATGACGGGTAAATCGTACCGCGACCTGATGAACGATTACCTGAACGAAAAGCCCTGGTATCAATTAGGCATGAACCTCGCCATTGGGCATCCCGCCGATGAGCAGACCGATGGCTGGCACGCCATGTACCTGCCCAATCAGGTGTACGACCAGTTTGCGCACGCAACGCTGGTTCGGGCGAACGGTCAGACGGTGCCGTTGGTACAGGGAGAGCAAACGATTTTTGCCGCGCAGAAGCTGTTCCGGCAGCAGCTCCCTTTTCTCCTGGACCCCGATGTAGTCTTTACTATTTTCGGCGTTGTTATCGCTTTGTTTACGATCCGGCGGTATAGGACGGCCGGGAAAGTTGATCGCTGGCTTGACCGGCTGCTGTTCGGGACAGTAGGCTTTCTCGGCTGGTTTCTGCTTACCCTATGGCTGATTCGTGATGACGGCGTAACGGCCTGGAACCCAACATTGCTGTACCTGATGCCTTTTCACCTCCCGCTGATCTACTGGGCGACAAGCGCAAAAGCTACCGCCCGACGTCGGACAACGTATTTCACCGTTACGTCTATTCTAATCGTACTGGGCATCTTCCTGTCTAACATACCGGGTGGGTTCGATGTGATTTTTCCATTAACGCTGCTTATTCGCTGTATCGTCAACATACAGCGGGTTCGGCGGGGCTACGAGACGCCCGCGCGGGTGGCCTGAACAAAAACGAGACTAAGAGAAGGGAACGACAAGGGTTCGTCGGTAGAAATGAGTAGGCCGAAATCGTACCTAGCTTCTACCGTAAACTACGTTCCCATCTTTCATGAAACGACTACTCCTTGTCCTTTGTCTTTTTCGTTGTCTTGATCTCGTTGCTCAACCGTCTGAGCGGTTTGTAAAAATCGTTGTCTCTCCCGATCACGCCGACTGGCAGTATAAGATCGGGGAACCCGTCAGGTTTACCATATCGGTCTACCGAAACAATGTCCTGCTGAAAGGAGCGAAGCTTCGCTACGAGATTGGCCCCGAGAAGATGGAGCCCACCAAAAAGGAAACCGTTACCCTGCGGGACGGAACCTTGGCGCTGGATGGGGGGACGATGCGAACGGGCGGTTTTCTGCGGTGCATCGCTACGGTTGAGGTTGACGGGAAAGAGTATCGCGGCCTGACAACGGCTGGCTTTGACCCGCAGACCATCAAACCTACGGTCGAAAATCCCGCCGATTTCCGGGCGTTCTGGGATAAGGCCAAGGCCGATCTGGCGGCTGTTCCGGTTGATGCCCGCATGACCCTGCTGCCGGAGCGGTGTACGGAACGGACAAACGTGTATCACCTGAATCTACAGAATATCAACAATTCGCGCTTTTACGGTATTCTGTGCGTCCCGAAAAAAGAAGGAAAGTATCCCGCCATTTTGCGCGTTCCCGGCGCGGGGGTTCGTCCGTACAATGGCATGATCGCCGAAGCCGATAAAGGGTTTATAACCCTCGAAGTAGGCATTCACGGGGTGCCGGTTACGATGGAGCCGGTTGTGTACGAAAACCTCAGCCGGGGGCCGCTCAATGGTTACCCAGCCGCTAATCTGGACGACCGGGACCGGTATTACTACAAGCGTGTCTACCTGGGCTGCGTACGGGCGGTGGATTTTCTGACGAGTTTACCTCAGTACGACGGTCAGAATCTGGCCGTTACGGGTGGTAGTCAGGGGGGCGCTTTGTCCATTGTGACGGCGGGGCTCGATTCGCGCATCAAACGGCTGGCCGCTTTTTATCCGGCGTTGTGCGACGTAACCGGGTATCTGCACGGGCGAGCCGGTGGCTGGCCGCATCTGTTTACGGGGAACGATCTGGCCTACAACAACAAACCGGATCGCATCAAAACGACGGGCTACTACGATGTTGTCAATTTCGCCCGACTTGTCAACGTGCCCGGTCGGTACGCGTGGGGATTCAACGACGAAACCTGCCCGCCAACGTCCATGTACGCGGCTTACAATGTCATTCCCGGCCCCAAGACGCTGGACATTGAATCGCTTGATCCGGGACACTGGACCTATCCGGAACAGACCGAACGAATGACCAATTGGCTGTTAGCTCAGCTAAAAGGAGAAAAGTAGGGCACAATCTATCTTGTCCTGCCACGCTGATCCGAAAAGTTGTTTGTCCGCACGAACGCAACCAAATTGACCTGAATTACGTAAATCTAGTATGCAACTATTTGTCAATACCACGCTCAACGACACGTTAAAGACAACGCTCCGCCAGCAACTGCCCGGCGATATAACGCCTGTCTTTCGCCATGACTTACCGGCTGATCAACAACAGGACGCCTTCAAAGCCGCCAATATCGTACTAGGAAACCCGCCCCCTGCCTGGTTTGCTGAGCCGCTGACTAATCTGCAATTCTGGCAATTGGATTCGGCGGGATTCGATGGTTACCGCGACGCACAGGTAAACGCCCAGATCGCAAACATGGGTGATTACTTTGCCTGGCCCTGCGCCGAAACGATGGTCGCCGGAATTCTGGCGTTCTACCGGCGCATTCCTGAACTGGTGACCTTGCAAAACCAGAGCCAGTGGGTTGGTGCACCGATTCGGGAACGAACGGGTTTGCTACGCGACAAGCGCGTGATTATCCTGGGCACGGGAACCATCGGTCAGGCGGTACGCCAAATGCTGACGGGCTTCTTCTGCCAAACAAAAATGCTGGCTCGTACGGATCCACAGGCCGATTTGCACTCGGTTGATGAGCTGAAAGCCGCCTTGCCGGAGACGGATATTGTAGTCAACTGTCTGCCCGGTACGGCCAGGGGTTTTTTCTCGGCTGAACTGATTGCCGCTATGCACCCCAACAGCATTTATGCCAACGTTGGACGAGGTACGACAACCGACGAAACGGCATTGATCGACGCGTTGCAATCCGGTCAGATTGGGGGTGCTGTTCTCGACGTGACCGCCACGGAACCGCTGCCCGCCGATAGCCCGCTCTGGACGTTACCAAATGTGCTATTGACGCAACATACGGGCGGTGGACAGCCCAACGAAGACGACGGGAAAGTGCTCCAGTTCGTGCGAAATCTTGATCGGTTCCGAGCTGGTGAACCGCTGGAAAATGCCGTCGAACTGGGCCGGGGATACTAGCGGGAAATAGAAAGTTGGATTAGGGTATTTTGTGCATTTTTAGCCGTAAAAAGCCGTTTTTTCAACTTTTTTTAGTAAATTTAAGGAGTCGAACACAAGGTTTGCCGTTCGGCAGATCCCGCCTAATTATCCAGTGAAATAGTACCTATAACAATTCATGATGAACGAAGAAAATCAGGAACCGATAGACGACGAACAGGGCCTGCCCGAAGCAGCGTTTTCTGCCGATGACGCGGAGCCAGTAGAGGCTATCGGACCGGATGAGCAACCGATTGATACCGTCAACGAAGTGCTGCACGACCAAACGGTCGTTTCGGGACTTTACGAAAATTACTTTCTGGATTATGCCTCGTACGTCATTCTCGAACGCGCCGTTCCGGCTGTTGAGGACGGTCTGAAACCGGTTCAGCGCCGTATTCTGCACGCGCTTAAAGAGATGGACGATGGCCGCTTCAATAAAGTGGCCAATGTGATCGGGCAAACCATGCAATATCACCCCCACGGTGATGCGTCCATCGGCGAAGCGCTTGTCAACATCGGCCAGAAGGAACTGCTCTTCGATACGCAGGGCAGCTGGGGCGATGTCCGTACGGGCGATGGCGCAGCCGCTCCGCGTTACATCGAAGTTCGGCTTTCGAAGTTTGCGCTCGATGCCATCTACAATGATAAGACCACGGAATGGCAGCTTTCTTACGATGGTCGTAAGCGCGAACCCGTTACGTTGCCCGTAAAATTCCCGTTGCTGCTGGCGCAGGGTGTCGAAGGGATTGCCGTTGGGCTTTCGACCAAGATTCTGCCGCACAACTTCAACGAACTGATCGATGCGTCGATTCAGATTCTTAAAGACAAACCGGTTCAGTTGTTCCCCGACTTTCAGACGGGCGGCCTGATCGACGTTAGCAACTACAACGACGGGCACCGGGGCGGTAAAGTCCGGGTTCGGGCGCGTATCGAAGAGGTTGACAAGAAGACGCTGGCCATTCGCGATGTGCCGTTCGGCGTGACGACCCCCCAACTGATCGAATCCATCGTTAAAGCCGCTGAACTGGGAAAAATCAGGATTAAAGCGCCAAGCCGGAATGTGGCCGCTGTGGTGGATAACACGGCGAGGGACGTTGAGATTCTGGTTCACCTTCAACCCGGTGTATCGCCCGACGTGTCAATCGACGCGCTCTACGCCTTCACCGATTGCGAGGTTTCGATCTCGCCCAACGCCTGCGTGATCATTGGCGATAAACCCCATTTCGTCAGTGTCGCGGACATCCTGCGCGTCAACACGCACCAAACGGTCCAGTTGTTGCAACGCGAGCTTGAAATTCGGCGTAGTGAGTTAATGGAGCGGTTACTGTACAGCTCGCTCGAAAAGATCTTTATCGAAAACCGTATTTATCGTAAGATCGAGGAGTGCGAATCGTTCGAGGCTGTTCTGGCAACGATTGACAAGGCGCTGAAACCGTTCAAGAAGCAGTTTTACCGTGCGATTACGGAAGACGATCTGATTCGTCTGACGGAGATTAAAATCAAGCGTATTTCGAAATACGACGGATTCAAGGCGGAGGAACTGATGCGTAAGCTGGAGCAGGATCTGGCCGAAACCGAAGACAATCTGGCGAATATTACGCGTTATGCTATTGCGTATTTCAAGGACCTCCAAAAGAAATACGGGAAAGGACGGGAGCGTAAAACCGAAATCCGGGCGTTCAATACCATTGCGGCTAGTGTCGTAGCGGCTGCCAACCAGAAACTTTACGTTGATCGGGAGGGTGGCTTTATCGGATACGGCCTGAAGAAAGATGAGTACGTCAGCGACTGTTCGGACATTGACGACATAATCATTTTCCGGCGTGACGGAAAATGCCTGGTGACGAAAGTGCAGGACAAGGTATTCGTTGGCAAGGATATTGTTTACGTTTCGGTATTCAAAAAGAACGACGAGCGTAAAATTTATAACCTTATTTATCTCGATGGTAAGTCAGGCATTTCGATGGCGAAGCGATTTCCGGTAACGGGCGTCACGCGTGATCGGGAATACGATCTGACCATGGGTAATCCGAAATCGAAGATAACGTATTTCAGCGCGAACGATAATGGCGAAGCAGAGGTTATCTCCATTAATTTGACCGCGCAGTCTACGGCAAAGGTTAAACAGTTCGATTTTGACTTTGCTTCGGTGGGTATCAAAAACCGGGGAGCGCAGGGTAATATCCTGACCAAGTATAACGTGCGGAAGATTACCCAGAAAACGGGTGGTGTATCGACATTGGGTGGGGTAGATATCTGGTACGACGATCACCTCGGACGGTTGAATCGGGACGAGCGCGGACGAATGCTCGGTAATTTTGATGCGAAAGACAGCATTCTGGTCGTTTATAAAGACGGGCAGTATG contains the following coding sequences:
- a CDS encoding glycoside hydrolase family 78 protein, whose amino-acid sequence is MKPSLFLLTSLLLTRTALAQLTPGELTCEHRTNPLGIAETKPRLSWKLSGKGRNLHQTAYQIQAATTPTFAGKSQVWNSQKVASDESVLRPYSGPALTSGQRVYWRVKVWDGSGKEGSWSSPAYWEMGLLQPADWQKAKWVELPVSANPKAAGPVAMLRKPFSINKKVASARAYATAHGLYELHLNGQRVGEDLLTPGWTVYPKRLQYQVYDITDQLKSGANVIGAMLGEGWYKGALGYEDNSAFYGNNTALLAQLVIQYTDGTTDVIGTDGSWQASTDGPIRKSELYNGEIYDARMERAGWDTPNFTGTNWSAVQVANYPTHTLVSTVSQPVRRQETIKPIRIFKTPSGTLVADFGQNMTGWVRLNVSGPAGTTIKIRHAEVLDKQGEFYTTNLRRAKQELHYTLKGNGTEVYEPRFTFMGFRYVAVDGFPGDLKPDNLAGVVIHTDMPQTGQFDCSNPLVNQLQHNIQWGQKGNFVDVPTDCPQRDERLGWTGDAQAFCRTAGFNRDVAALFTRWLADVAADQRADGAVPFVVPDILNPLGKDAATSAGWGDVATIAPWTIYQLYGDQRILETQYPSMKAYVEYIHKKAGDRYIWKGGSVFGDWLFYKPHMYSHAEPDGYTNNDMIATAFYAYSTDLLRQAATVLGKTDDARQYADLFNKIKATFQREYITPTGRIASDSQTAYVLALMFNLLPDELRPLAAQHLVDDIKSRKNHLSTGFLGTPYLCQVLSDNGFTDVGYDLLLQESFPSWLYPVKMGATTIWERWDGIRPDSTFQDAGMNSFNHYAYGAIGDWMYRVVSGIEIGKPGYKHVLIQPQPTDRLTYAKSSLKSSYGDIKSGWERKNGQMIVRVSVPTNTTATIRLPKADASRVTEGGKALAQGANFRNIKAGQNDLTLEVGSGDYEFSYPTN
- a CDS encoding cellulase family glycosylhydrolase → MQRPSLRFSRFLFLLLIGHMSWFSAIAQRWTAQQANDWYKTQPFLVGANFIPSTAINQLEMWQAESFDPATIDRELGYAESIGMNVMRVFLHNLVWEQDADGYKKRIDQFLQIADKHHIKIMFVLFDSCWNDEPKLGKQPDPVVGKHNSGWVRGPGTKRLFDSRTWEGLEQYTKGVLSAFANDKRVVAWDLFNEPTNSGYNDAVLPLLTKTFVWAQAVRPSQPITVGSWHDHPLSNDLMYAQSDIISFHNYAEAPKLEAQILDLQKQGRPLICTEYMARTRNSTFETCLPVFKKYKVGAINWGLVKGKTNTIYAWDAPMPNGEEPKVWFHDVFRPDGSVFNPKETAVIKQLTTGK
- the rsmI gene encoding 16S rRNA (cytidine(1402)-2'-O)-methyltransferase yields the protein MKLYLVPTPIGNLDDITLRAIKVLQQADAILAEDTRTSGVLLRHLNISKPLHSYHIFNEHQTVQRLVNQLKEGKTLALVSDAGTPGISDPGFLLVRECIKNDIPVECLPGPTAFVPALVNSGLPNDRFTFEGFLPHKKGRQTRLTELAEEERTMVFYESPHRLLKTLQQFADVFGADRPASVSRELTKVFEENQRGPLSELIAYFAQKTIKGEIVICVQGREPKKSGRRSDQREGREIDNDDEDE
- a CDS encoding DUF4105 domain-containing protein, which produces MNKLVEKSRGRVPRVAWLCGLLTGLLLLTHQASVAQVPTLSPASRVSLVTYGPGDDDISSAFGHTEIRIVDPALGLDRNYSYGGFDYRTDSFIIKFLRGTLPYLLDVHNLYQVMFYYQQTNRSIREQQLNLSTTQQQRLLAALEKNYLPENRQYQYQFYYDNCATRPRDMIAEACGDSLTIPSRSRMTGKSYRDLMNDYLNEKPWYQLGMNLAIGHPADEQTDGWHAMYLPNQVYDQFAHATLVRANGQTVPLVQGEQTIFAAQKLFRQQLPFLLDPDVVFTIFGVVIALFTIRRYRTAGKVDRWLDRLLFGTVGFLGWFLLTLWLIRDDGVTAWNPTLLYLMPFHLPLIYWATSAKATARRRTTYFTVTSILIVLGIFLSNIPGGFDVIFPLTLLIRCIVNIQRVRRGYETPARVA
- a CDS encoding acetylxylan esterase, producing the protein MKRLLLVLCLFRCLDLVAQPSERFVKIVVSPDHADWQYKIGEPVRFTISVYRNNVLLKGAKLRYEIGPEKMEPTKKETVTLRDGTLALDGGTMRTGGFLRCIATVEVDGKEYRGLTTAGFDPQTIKPTVENPADFRAFWDKAKADLAAVPVDARMTLLPERCTERTNVYHLNLQNINNSRFYGILCVPKKEGKYPAILRVPGAGVRPYNGMIAEADKGFITLEVGIHGVPVTMEPVVYENLSRGPLNGYPAANLDDRDRYYYKRVYLGCVRAVDFLTSLPQYDGQNLAVTGGSQGGALSIVTAGLDSRIKRLAAFYPALCDVTGYLHGRAGGWPHLFTGNDLAYNNKPDRIKTTGYYDVVNFARLVNVPGRYAWGFNDETCPPTSMYAAYNVIPGPKTLDIESLDPGHWTYPEQTERMTNWLLAQLKGEK
- a CDS encoding D-2-hydroxyacid dehydrogenase; this encodes MQLFVNTTLNDTLKTTLRQQLPGDITPVFRHDLPADQQQDAFKAANIVLGNPPPAWFAEPLTNLQFWQLDSAGFDGYRDAQVNAQIANMGDYFAWPCAETMVAGILAFYRRIPELVTLQNQSQWVGAPIRERTGLLRDKRVIILGTGTIGQAVRQMLTGFFCQTKMLARTDPQADLHSVDELKAALPETDIVVNCLPGTARGFFSAELIAAMHPNSIYANVGRGTTTDETALIDALQSGQIGGAVLDVTATEPLPADSPLWTLPNVLLTQHTGGGQPNEDDGKVLQFVRNLDRFRAGEPLENAVELGRGY
- a CDS encoding DNA gyrase/topoisomerase IV subunit A, yielding MMNEENQEPIDDEQGLPEAAFSADDAEPVEAIGPDEQPIDTVNEVLHDQTVVSGLYENYFLDYASYVILERAVPAVEDGLKPVQRRILHALKEMDDGRFNKVANVIGQTMQYHPHGDASIGEALVNIGQKELLFDTQGSWGDVRTGDGAAAPRYIEVRLSKFALDAIYNDKTTEWQLSYDGRKREPVTLPVKFPLLLAQGVEGIAVGLSTKILPHNFNELIDASIQILKDKPVQLFPDFQTGGLIDVSNYNDGHRGGKVRVRARIEEVDKKTLAIRDVPFGVTTPQLIESIVKAAELGKIRIKAPSRNVAAVVDNTARDVEILVHLQPGVSPDVSIDALYAFTDCEVSISPNACVIIGDKPHFVSVADILRVNTHQTVQLLQRELEIRRSELMERLLYSSLEKIFIENRIYRKIEECESFEAVLATIDKALKPFKKQFYRAITEDDLIRLTEIKIKRISKYDGFKAEELMRKLEQDLAETEDNLANITRYAIAYFKDLQKKYGKGRERKTEIRAFNTIAASVVAAANQKLYVDREGGFIGYGLKKDEYVSDCSDIDDIIIFRRDGKCLVTKVQDKVFVGKDIVYVSVFKKNDERKIYNLIYLDGKSGISMAKRFPVTGVTRDREYDLTMGNPKSKITYFSANDNGEAEVISINLTAQSTAKVKQFDFDFASVGIKNRGAQGNILTKYNVRKITQKTGGVSTLGGVDIWYDDHLGRLNRDERGRMLGNFDAKDSILVVYKDGQYELTSFDLTNRYEPNEIAVLMKFDPETVLSAVYYEANQKAWYVKRFKVETTSLDKKFSFIGDVKGSKNLAVTVDQYPRIELVHQVKERGPLEKMVLEPEGFIEVRGWKALGQKLPFVKVKEVKLLPPKVVTANTPKSDVQPAAVLEAGNTTETEEKESIQLGLFS